Proteins from a single region of Gemmatimonadaceae bacterium:
- a CDS encoding DUF47 domain-containing protein → MAFRLIPRDEGFFDLFNELAKRLVTSAALLRDLFSNPTRRDELVNAIKAVEHEADHITHDVSKRLDSSFITPLDREDIHSLAQELDNVVDLIDGTARRATMFHIDETREPARKLCEVLILQVKHLEKAVTNIRDPRSVAMATREVKVLEAQGDTIYHDAMGALFAGKPDPLDVMKWKEIYDTIEETLDRCQTVAIVLESISLKNS, encoded by the coding sequence GTGGCCTTTCGACTGATTCCCCGCGATGAGGGCTTCTTCGACCTGTTCAACGAACTGGCGAAGCGGCTCGTGACCTCAGCGGCCCTGCTCCGGGACCTCTTCTCCAACCCCACGCGGCGCGACGAGCTCGTCAACGCCATCAAGGCGGTCGAGCACGAGGCCGACCACATCACCCACGACGTCAGCAAGCGCCTCGACTCGAGCTTCATCACGCCGTTGGATCGCGAAGACATCCACTCGCTCGCGCAGGAACTCGACAACGTCGTCGACCTGATCGACGGCACGGCGCGCCGAGCGACGATGTTCCACATCGACGAGACGCGCGAGCCGGCGAGGAAGCTCTGCGAGGTCCTGATCCTGCAGGTGAAGCACCTCGAGAAGGCGGTGACCAACATTCGCGATCCGCGCAGTGTGGCCATGGCGACGCGCGAAGTGAAAGTGCTCGAGGCGCAGGGCGACACCATCTACCACGATGCGATGGGCGCACTGTTCGCCGGCAAGCCCGATCCGCTCGACGTGATGAAGTGGAAGGAGATCTACGATACGATCGAAGAGACCCTGGATCGCTGCCAGACGGTCGCCATCGTGCTCGAGAGCATCTCGCTCAAGAACTCCTGA
- a CDS encoding inorganic phosphate transporter, producing MTRIDVATYVIAIVVIAFIFDFINGFHDSANSIATVVGTRVLSPLTAVVWAAFFNFIAAFTVGTAVAKTVGKGMIDVSVVTPNVILAGLLGAIIWNLVTWYFGLPSSSSHALLGGYAGAAVARAGLDALILAGWTKTIIFIFLSPIIGGVAGFGLMTGIYWIFRGVAPKRVDAMFRRLQLVSAALFSLSHGANDAQKTMGIIVGLLVASQATFAAATDWTHIFFLPNADHVPLWVEMCAYTAIALGTLFGGWRIVHTMGSRITRLRPVGGCAAETGGAMAILIATRFGIPVSTTHTITGAIVGVGATTRLSAVRWGVAGRIVWAWILTIPAAASIGALCVWILERLVVIPL from the coding sequence CTGACGAGAATCGACGTGGCCACGTACGTCATCGCGATCGTCGTCATCGCCTTCATCTTCGACTTCATCAACGGCTTCCACGATTCGGCGAACTCGATCGCCACCGTCGTGGGCACACGCGTGCTGAGTCCCCTCACCGCGGTCGTGTGGGCCGCCTTTTTCAACTTCATCGCCGCATTCACTGTCGGCACGGCCGTCGCCAAGACGGTGGGCAAGGGGATGATCGACGTAAGTGTCGTCACCCCGAACGTGATTCTGGCCGGTCTGCTTGGCGCGATCATCTGGAACCTCGTCACCTGGTACTTCGGACTTCCGAGCAGTTCGTCGCACGCGCTGCTCGGCGGCTATGCGGGTGCCGCCGTCGCACGTGCCGGTCTCGACGCCCTGATCCTCGCCGGCTGGACCAAGACGATCATCTTCATCTTCCTTTCGCCGATCATCGGTGGCGTCGCCGGCTTCGGTCTCATGACCGGCATCTACTGGATCTTCCGCGGCGTGGCGCCCAAGCGCGTCGACGCGATGTTTCGTCGACTGCAGCTGGTGAGTGCGGCGCTCTTCTCGCTGTCGCACGGGGCCAACGATGCGCAGAAGACGATGGGGATCATCGTCGGCCTCCTCGTGGCGTCACAGGCCACGTTCGCCGCCGCCACCGACTGGACGCACATCTTCTTCCTGCCCAACGCGGATCACGTCCCGCTCTGGGTGGAGATGTGCGCCTACACCGCGATTGCACTCGGGACGCTCTTTGGCGGCTGGCGCATCGTGCACACGATGGGGAGTCGCATCACGAGGTTGCGCCCGGTGGGTGGCTGCGCGGCCGAAACCGGTGGCGCGATGGCGATCCTCATCGCGACCCGATTCGGCATTCCGGTGAGCACGACGCACACCATCACCGGGGCGATCGTGGGGGTAGGGGCCACCACGCGGCTGTCGGCGGTGCGCTGGGGCGTGGCGGGTCGCATCGTCTGGGCATGGATCCTGACCATACCGGCTGCTGCCTCGATCGGCGCGCTGTGCGTGTGGATCCTCGAGCGGCTCGTGGTCATTCCATTGTAA
- the ppk1 gene encoding polyphosphate kinase 1 — protein sequence MADGPSRAQFINRELSWLEFNARVLHEALDERTPLLERLKFLAIFTSNLDEFYQVRVAGLRRQVAAGVTQVPADGMLPGVQLDAIDERVRELVLRQERCLHEEVLPSLAEHGIRLVGMQDLTAGERAGVEAFFTREVFPVLTPLGVDPSHPFPYISNLSLSLAVAIRDPDDGSERFARVKVPRSLPRWVPLGRVNHFLPLELLIGANLGALFPGMEVVGCHAFKITRFSDLDVPADDEPEDLLASIEEQVFQRRFGEVVRLEVQAGTPAYLRDLLLEELRESGGPDVLPLTARDVHEVGALVELSDLMTLATLEVPALRDTPYAPLIPPELRDPERSMFDVIRERDVLVHHPFESFAQSVERFFESAAADEHVLALKTTLYRTSGDTAMVRALTEAAQSGKQVAVLVELQARGDEANNINWARTLENYGVHVAYGLPGLKTHAKVALVVRRDPDGIRRYVHIGTGNYNSKTARIYTDIGLFTVDEEIAADISDVFNLLTGFSRQRTYRRLLVGPANMKERFLALIAREAAHARDGRPARVTAKLNALVAPDIIAALYDASRAGVEIELIVRGICCLRPGIEGVSERIRVRSIIGRFLEHSRVFHFLNGGDEEFYIGSADWMPRNLERRVEVITPVRDRVLQGRLRTLLDACLDDNRQAWELDADGRWTQRTPVVGEDEVAIHRRLLRDPWGSDRTSSRYATSEMRTVPLAEYDHATGNGKVRETVPRKARRKRDGRSRERG from the coding sequence ATGGCTGACGGACCTTCACGCGCGCAGTTCATCAATCGCGAGCTGAGCTGGCTCGAGTTCAACGCCCGCGTGCTCCACGAGGCGCTGGACGAGCGGACGCCCCTGCTCGAGCGCCTCAAGTTCCTGGCGATCTTCACGTCCAACCTGGACGAGTTCTATCAGGTGCGCGTGGCCGGCCTTCGCCGGCAGGTCGCCGCCGGAGTCACACAGGTACCGGCTGACGGGATGCTTCCCGGGGTGCAGCTCGATGCCATCGACGAGCGCGTGCGGGAACTGGTGCTGCGACAGGAACGCTGTCTGCACGAGGAGGTGCTGCCGAGCCTGGCCGAGCATGGCATCCGACTGGTGGGCATGCAGGATCTCACCGCCGGCGAGCGCGCGGGGGTGGAAGCCTTCTTCACGCGCGAAGTCTTTCCCGTGCTTACGCCGCTCGGCGTCGACCCGAGCCACCCCTTTCCCTACATCTCGAACCTGTCGCTCTCGCTCGCGGTGGCGATTCGCGACCCCGACGATGGGAGCGAACGTTTCGCGCGCGTGAAGGTGCCGCGCAGTCTGCCGCGCTGGGTGCCGCTCGGTCGCGTGAACCATTTTCTGCCGCTCGAGCTGCTCATCGGCGCCAACCTCGGCGCGCTCTTTCCGGGGATGGAGGTCGTGGGTTGTCACGCGTTCAAAATCACGCGCTTTTCAGACCTCGACGTGCCGGCCGATGACGAGCCGGAAGATTTGCTGGCGAGCATCGAGGAGCAGGTGTTCCAGCGCCGATTTGGCGAGGTTGTGCGCCTCGAGGTCCAGGCGGGCACGCCGGCCTACCTGCGGGACCTGTTGCTCGAGGAGTTGCGCGAGTCCGGAGGCCCCGACGTATTGCCGCTCACCGCCCGCGACGTGCACGAGGTGGGCGCACTCGTCGAGCTGAGCGACCTGATGACGCTGGCGACGCTGGAGGTCCCGGCGCTCCGCGACACCCCGTATGCCCCGTTGATTCCTCCCGAGCTTCGCGACCCCGAGCGCTCGATGTTCGACGTGATCCGCGAGCGCGACGTCCTCGTGCATCACCCCTTCGAGTCGTTCGCGCAGAGCGTCGAACGCTTTTTTGAGTCGGCGGCGGCGGACGAACACGTGCTCGCCCTCAAGACGACGCTCTATCGCACGTCGGGCGACACCGCGATGGTGCGCGCCCTCACCGAAGCGGCGCAGAGCGGCAAGCAGGTCGCGGTACTGGTCGAACTGCAGGCGCGGGGCGACGAAGCCAACAACATCAACTGGGCGCGCACGCTCGAGAACTACGGCGTGCACGTGGCGTACGGGCTGCCGGGACTCAAGACGCACGCCAAGGTCGCGCTCGTGGTGCGTCGCGATCCCGACGGCATCCGGCGTTACGTGCATATCGGGACCGGCAATTACAACTCGAAAACGGCGCGCATCTACACGGACATCGGGCTGTTCACCGTCGATGAGGAGATTGCCGCCGACATCAGCGACGTCTTCAATCTCCTGACCGGGTTCTCGCGGCAGCGCACCTATCGCCGGCTCCTCGTCGGGCCGGCGAACATGAAGGAGCGCTTTCTCGCACTGATTGCCCGGGAGGCAGCCCACGCCAGGGACGGGCGACCGGCGCGCGTTACCGCCAAGCTCAATGCACTCGTCGCGCCCGACATCATCGCCGCACTTTACGACGCCTCGCGGGCCGGCGTGGAGATCGAGTTGATCGTGCGCGGCATCTGCTGTCTGCGACCGGGCATCGAGGGGGTGAGCGAGCGCATTCGCGTGCGCAGCATCATCGGTCGGTTCCTCGAGCACTCGCGCGTGTTTCACTTCCTCAACGGGGGCGACGAGGAGTTCTACATCGGTTCGGCGGACTGGATGCCGCGGAACCTCGAGCGTCGCGTCGAAGTCATCACCCCGGTCCGCGACCGCGTGCTGCAGGGTCGATTGCGCACGTTGCTCGACGCCTGTCTCGACGACAACCGCCAGGCGTGGGAGCTGGATGCCGATGGCCGCTGGACGCAGCGGACGCCGGTCGTCGGCGAGGACGAGGTGGCCATCCATCGGCGGCTGCTGCGCGACCCGTGGGGGTCGGATCGCACCTCGTCGCGGTACGCGACCTCGGAGATGCGGACCGTGCCGCTCGCCGAATACGATCACGCGACCGGCAACGGCAAGGTGCGAGAGACCGTGCCTCGCAAGGCGCGGCGCAAGCGCGACGGACGGAGTCGCGAGCGCGGCTGA
- a CDS encoding Ppx/GppA family phosphatase → MKAAPRLGSGVDMNGIMGEDAIDEALRVLQRMTTLAKRHQAVRTEAIATSAVRDAANARGFLDLVRRECGLRVRVLDGEDEARLAFRSALAHFDLARSRAVVMDIGGGSLELATSADGLIDRLASFPFGAIRMTEQFLGTKPSRKDVRRLRKFVRDDIREALPLRDWRRAQLICSGGTFTNLAGMHLYRQGVASAAGRVHGTRVPREDLEHIIDLLQSASPAERVQVPGLNAHRADIIVAGLAVAAEVMARIEARALVVSGYGIREGVLLESARVASTPADPGVARERSVRLFAERCHYEAPHAQHVQKLALQLFDAIGPRLGCTSTDREILADAALLHDVGYHINYDRHHKHSFHLIYHADFLGMTPDEQVMVAHVARYHRGSPPRQKHREFASLDGDTQRRIEILSAVLRVADGFDRGHVGGISGVKVRWTERALRLTATPNPRAKVVRLELWGANRKSDLLARVTGLPVEVIGPDGVVTPD, encoded by the coding sequence ATGAAGGCCGCCCCGCGCCTCGGCTCCGGCGTGGACATGAACGGCATCATGGGCGAGGACGCGATCGACGAGGCGCTGCGCGTCCTGCAACGCATGACAACACTCGCGAAGCGGCATCAGGCGGTGCGCACCGAAGCCATCGCGACGAGCGCGGTGCGCGATGCCGCCAACGCGCGTGGCTTCCTCGACCTCGTCCGCCGCGAGTGCGGCCTCCGCGTGCGCGTGCTCGACGGCGAGGACGAGGCTCGGCTCGCCTTTCGGAGCGCGCTCGCGCACTTCGACCTTGCCCGATCGCGCGCGGTGGTCATGGACATCGGGGGCGGCTCGCTCGAACTCGCCACGAGCGCCGACGGCCTCATCGATCGCCTCGCCAGCTTCCCCTTTGGCGCGATCCGGATGACGGAGCAGTTCCTGGGGACGAAGCCGTCACGCAAGGACGTGCGGCGACTCCGCAAGTTCGTGCGCGACGACATCCGCGAGGCGCTCCCGCTCAGGGACTGGCGCCGCGCACAACTCATCTGCTCCGGCGGCACGTTCACCAACCTCGCCGGCATGCACCTCTACCGGCAGGGCGTCGCGAGCGCGGCCGGACGTGTCCATGGCACGCGAGTCCCGCGCGAGGATCTGGAGCACATCATCGACCTCCTGCAGTCCGCATCGCCCGCCGAACGGGTGCAGGTGCCGGGACTCAACGCGCATCGCGCCGACATCATCGTTGCCGGCCTCGCGGTCGCCGCCGAAGTCATGGCCCGCATCGAGGCCCGCGCGCTCGTCGTCTCCGGCTACGGCATCCGCGAGGGCGTGTTGCTGGAGAGCGCCAGGGTGGCATCGACGCCCGCCGACCCGGGCGTGGCGCGGGAGCGTTCGGTCCGGCTCTTCGCCGAGCGCTGTCACTACGAGGCGCCGCATGCGCAACACGTGCAGAAGCTCGCGCTGCAGCTCTTTGATGCGATCGGCCCGCGGCTGGGCTGCACATCGACCGACCGCGAGATCCTCGCCGACGCCGCGCTGCTGCACGATGTGGGCTACCACATCAACTACGACCGGCACCACAAGCACTCGTTTCACCTCATCTACCACGCCGACTTCCTCGGCATGACCCCGGACGAGCAGGTGATGGTCGCGCACGTCGCGCGCTACCATCGGGGGTCGCCGCCACGACAGAAGCATCGCGAGTTCGCGAGTCTCGATGGCGATACCCAGCGCCGGATCGAGATCCTCAGTGCCGTGCTGCGCGTCGCCGACGGGTTCGACCGCGGACACGTGGGAGGCATCAGCGGCGTGAAGGTACGCTGGACGGAACGGGCGCTCAGACTCACCGCGACGCCCAACCCGCGCGCCAAGGTCGTGCGCCTCGAGCTCTGGGGCGCCAACCGCAAGTCGGACCTGCTCGCGCGTGTCACCGGGCTGCCGGTCGAGGTGATCGGCCCCGACGGCGTCGTCACGCCGGACTGA
- a CDS encoding TonB-dependent receptor → MLPLRFLGSALLSLSITSNAIGQAPSGGATLSGRVEDAQTRAPLPFLPLQLLLEKDSSFVAGRLTTEDGAFSFAGVRPGSYVLLVRSLGYRPIRQRVLVGELSPFLDLGAIAMTREPQTLAGIAVTGEADAMAATMDRQTFSISGNISQAGGSVLQAMAIVPGVTIGQDGKVLVRGSDKVLVLIDGKQTALTGFGSQSGLDNLPASALERIEIINNPSARYDANASAGIINLVLKKEDQDGFNGRIGMMGGAGALWVRRENLPTIRPQYRGTPKLNPSLSLNYRSGETNTFMQADWLHSPTLNKNEFATRTYDDGRVITQQIKRNRRTDYATLNAGVDHTFRTHNTLTVSGLFNKETIIDHGDNPYFDGSLQNRYRLWQFLEDEIKYTAFATASLVHRYPQPGHTLTFTSNYSFHREDEKYFFTNTLPAFVGKDAFKLLSDEHVVDLNADYVKPLRQGRVEAGFKGRYRSIPVNMRFFPGQNSPIDSGAGGWADYRETIPALYANYVYEADRLELEGGLRVENVHVNYDVNPNHNTYKSDGYRYFQPFPNVRAAWKFDGSNKLSVFFNRRVDRPNEVDIRIFPKYDEPELIKVGNPALQPQYSTSAEVGYKTSHAMGSVYAAAYHRIVDGTITRIATQAPGSPLLYNVFQNAGRSWSTGAELTWQRVVSSKLSFTANGNAYRRTVGAFTVVNRYPVPVPYSAPRAQLTSGSVKVNATTELPFVWQVQVASTWLAPDLLPQGRVGSRYGLDLGAKKSVQRGRGELVVNGTDLLNTMQVRRTIRGSNFRMVSTDYAETQVVRVGYNWKF, encoded by the coding sequence ATGTTGCCGCTTCGCTTCCTGGGCTCCGCCCTCCTGTCGCTGAGCATCACGTCGAACGCAATCGGACAGGCCCCCAGTGGCGGCGCCACGCTGTCCGGGAGGGTCGAAGACGCGCAGACCAGAGCGCCGTTACCGTTCCTTCCGCTGCAGCTCCTGCTCGAGAAGGACAGTTCATTCGTCGCGGGCAGACTCACCACCGAAGACGGGGCCTTCTCGTTCGCGGGAGTACGCCCGGGTTCCTACGTCCTGCTCGTCAGATCGCTGGGCTACCGCCCGATCCGTCAACGTGTCCTCGTCGGTGAACTGAGCCCGTTCCTCGACCTGGGCGCCATTGCGATGACGAGGGAGCCCCAGACGCTCGCAGGCATCGCGGTCACCGGCGAGGCAGACGCAATGGCGGCTACGATGGACCGCCAGACCTTCTCCATTTCCGGCAACATCAGCCAGGCCGGCGGCTCCGTCCTCCAGGCCATGGCCATCGTTCCGGGGGTCACGATCGGTCAGGACGGCAAGGTTCTGGTGCGCGGCAGCGACAAGGTGCTGGTATTGATCGACGGCAAGCAGACGGCGCTGACCGGCTTCGGCTCCCAGAGTGGCCTCGACAACCTGCCCGCGTCCGCCCTCGAACGCATCGAGATCATCAACAACCCGTCGGCGCGGTACGACGCCAACGCCAGCGCCGGCATCATCAATCTCGTGCTGAAGAAGGAGGATCAGGACGGCTTCAATGGAAGGATCGGGATGATGGGTGGTGCGGGCGCACTCTGGGTGCGCAGGGAGAACCTCCCGACGATCCGTCCCCAATACCGGGGAACGCCCAAGCTCAACCCGTCGCTGTCGCTCAACTACCGGAGCGGCGAAACAAACACGTTCATGCAGGCCGACTGGCTGCACTCGCCCACGCTCAACAAGAACGAGTTTGCTACGCGCACGTACGACGACGGCAGGGTCATCACCCAGCAGATCAAGCGCAACCGGCGCACGGACTACGCGACGCTGAATGCGGGTGTCGATCACACGTTCCGCACACACAACACGCTCACCGTCTCCGGCCTCTTCAACAAGGAGACGATCATCGATCACGGCGACAACCCGTACTTCGACGGGTCGCTGCAGAATCGATACCGGTTGTGGCAGTTCCTCGAGGACGAGATCAAGTACACCGCGTTCGCGACCGCGTCCCTCGTCCACAGGTATCCGCAGCCCGGACACACGCTGACGTTCACCAGCAACTATTCGTTCCACCGCGAGGACGAGAAGTACTTCTTCACCAACACACTGCCCGCGTTCGTCGGCAAGGACGCGTTCAAGCTGCTCTCCGACGAACACGTCGTGGACCTCAACGCCGACTATGTCAAGCCGCTGCGGCAGGGACGCGTCGAGGCTGGTTTCAAGGGCCGCTATCGTTCGATCCCGGTGAACATGCGCTTCTTCCCGGGACAGAATTCGCCCATCGACAGCGGGGCCGGTGGCTGGGCCGACTACCGTGAGACGATTCCGGCGCTGTACGCCAACTATGTCTACGAGGCAGATCGCCTCGAGCTCGAGGGCGGCCTGAGGGTCGAGAACGTGCACGTGAACTACGACGTGAACCCCAACCACAATACCTACAAGAGTGATGGCTACCGCTACTTCCAGCCGTTCCCGAACGTGCGCGCGGCGTGGAAGTTCGACGGCTCCAACAAGCTGTCGGTGTTCTTCAACCGCCGCGTCGATCGGCCAAACGAGGTCGATATTCGCATCTTCCCCAAGTACGACGAGCCCGAACTGATCAAGGTCGGCAATCCCGCGTTGCAGCCGCAGTACTCCACGTCGGCGGAGGTCGGATACAAAACGTCGCATGCCATGGGCAGCGTGTACGCCGCGGCCTATCACCGGATCGTCGATGGCACGATCACCCGCATCGCCACGCAGGCGCCGGGTAGCCCGTTGCTCTACAACGTCTTCCAGAACGCGGGACGCAGCTGGAGCACGGGCGCTGAGCTGACCTGGCAACGCGTGGTGTCGTCGAAGCTGTCGTTCACGGCCAACGGCAATGCCTATCGGCGCACCGTCGGTGCCTTCACCGTCGTCAACCGCTACCCGGTGCCCGTGCCGTATTCGGCGCCGCGCGCTCAGCTCACGTCAGGCAGCGTGAAGGTCAACGCCACGACGGAGCTTCCGTTCGTGTGGCAGGTGCAGGTGGCCAGCACGTGGCTCGCGCCGGACCTCCTTCCGCAGGGTCGCGTCGGCAGCCGCTATGGCCTCGACCTCGGGGCAAAGAAGAGCGTGCAGCGGGGCAGGGGCGAGCTCGTGGTGAACGGGACGGACCTGCTGAACACGATGCAGGTGAGGCGCACGATCCGCGGATCGAACTTCCGCATGGTGAGCACGGACTACGCGGAGACGCAGGTCGTCCGGGTGGGGTACAACTGGAAGTTTTAG